In a single window of the Zea mays cultivar B73 chromosome 5, Zm-B73-REFERENCE-NAM-5.0, whole genome shotgun sequence genome:
- the LOC103643034 gene encoding polyamine transporter PUT1 isoform X1, with the protein MGEGDAQSEVLPAVLQDHRGSTKTSPATPPPPAEDGSDTGRQEKHAAPADVTPPMGECRTEYRGLPDANGEDAGTVPAALRKVSIVPLVFLIFYEVSGGPFGIEDSVGAAGPLLAIVGFLVLPVIWSIPEALITAELGTMFPENGGYVVWVASALGPYWGFQQGWVKWLSGVIDNALYPVLFLDYLKSAVPALGGGPPRAFAVLGLTAVLTLLNYRGLTVVGWVAICLGVFSILPFFVMGLISLPRLRPARWLVVDLHNVDWNLYLNTLFWNLNYWDSISTLSGEVDNPGKTLPKALFYAVIFVVVGYLYPLLAGTGAVPLDRGQWSDGYFSDLAKLLGGAWLMWWVQAAAALSNMGMFVAEMSSDSYQLLGMAERGMLPAFFARRSRHGTPLVGILFSASGVLLLSSLSFEEIVAAENFLYCFGMLLEFIAFVLLRVRRPDAPRPYRVPLGTAGCVAMLVPPTALIVVVLALSTLKVALVSLGAVAIGLVLQPALRFVETKGLLRFAVNTDLPDIGVGQSSASAEEPVTP; encoded by the exons ATGGGCGAGGGCGACGCGCAGTCGGAGGTACTGCCGGCCGTGCTCCAGGATCACCGAGGATCGACGAAGACGTCGCCAGCGACACCACCGCCTCCTGCGGAAGACGGCTCCGACACCGGGCGGCAAGAG AAGCACGCCGCACCGGCAGACGTTACCCCTCCAATGGGCGAATGCAGAACGGAGTACAGGGGCCTGCCCGACGCCAATGGCGAGGACGCGGGGACGGTGCCGGCCGCGCTCCGCAAGGTGTCCATAGTCCCGCTCGTTTTCCTCATCTTCTACGAGGTCTCCGGCGGGCCGTTCGGCATCGAGGACAGCGTGGGCGCAGCGGGGCCGCTCCTCGCCATCGTCGGCTTCCTTGTCCTCCCCGTCATCTGGAGCATCCCGGAGGCGCTGATTACCGCGGAGCTGGGCACCATGTTCCCGGAGAACGGCGGGTACGTCGTGTGGGTCGCCTCGGCGCTCGGCCCCTACTGGGGATTCCAGCAAGGGTGGGTGAAGTGGCTCAGTGGCGTCATCGACAATGCCCTGTACCCCGTCCTCTTCCTGGACTACCTCAAGTCCGCCGTGCCTGCCCTGGGCGGCGGCCCGCCGAGGGCGTTCGCGGTGCTCGGACTCACGGCGGTGCTGACGCTGCTCAACTACAGGGGGCTCACCGTCGTCGGCTGGGTCGCCATATGCCTCGGGGTGTTCTCCATCCTTCCTTTCTTCGTCATGGGGCTCATCTCGCTGCCCAGGCTGCGGCCGGCCAGGTGGCTGGTGGTCGACCTCCACAACGTCGACTGGAACCTGTACCTCAACACGCTGTTCTGGAACCTCAACTACTGGGACTCCATCAGCACGCTGTCCGGCGAGGTGGACAACCCCGGCAAGACGCTGCCCAAGGCGCTCTTCTACGCGGTCATCTTCGTGGTGGTGGGGTACCTGTACCCTCTCCTGGCCGGGACCGGCGCGGTGCCGCTGGACAGGGGCCAGTGGAGCGACGGCTACTTCTCGGACCTCGCGAAGCTCCTCGGCGGGGCCTGGCTCATGTGGTGGgtgcaggcggcggcggcgctgtcAAACATGGGCATGTTCGTGGCGGAGATGAGCAGCGACTCGTACCAGCTGCTGGGCATGGCGGAGCGGGGCATGCTGCCGGCCTTCTTCGCGCGGCGGTCGCGGCACGGGACGCCGCTGGTGGGCATCCTCTTCTCGGCGTCGGGCGTCCTTCTGCTCTCCTCGCTGAGCTTCGAGGAGATCGTGGCCGCCGAGAACTTCCTCTACTGCTTCGGCATGCTGCTCGAGTTCATTGCCTTCGTGCTGCTGCGCGTGCGCCGGCCCGACGCGCCGCGGCCGTACCGTGTCCCGCTCGGGACCGCCGGGTGCGTGGCGATGCTGGTGCCGCCCACGGCGCTGATCGTCGTGGTACTGGCGCTGTCGACGCTCAAGGTGGCGCTGGTGAGCCTCGGCGCAGTGGCCATCGGGCTCGTGCTGCAGCCGGCCCTGAGGTTTGTTGAGACGAAGGGGTTGCTCCGGTTCGCCGTCAATACGGACCTGCCGGACATCGGCGTCGGCCAGTCATCCGCCTCGGCGGAGGAGCCAGTGACACCGTAG
- the LOC103643034 gene encoding polyamine transporter PUT1 isoform X3 gives MGECRTEYRGLPDANGEDAGTVPAALRKVSIVPLVFLIFYEVSGGPFGIEDSVGAAGPLLAIVGFLVLPVIWSIPEALITAELGTMFPENGGYVVWVASALGPYWGFQQGWVKWLSGVIDNALYPVLFLDYLKSAVPALGGGPPRAFAVLGLTAVLTLLNYRGLTVVGWVAICLGVFSILPFFVMGLISLPRLRPARWLVVDLHNVDWNLYLNTLFWNLNYWDSISTLSGEVDNPGKTLPKALFYAVIFVVVGYLYPLLAGTGAVPLDRGQWSDGYFSDLAKLLGGAWLMWWVQAAAALSNMGMFVAEMSSDSYQLLGMAERGMLPAFFARRSRHGTPLVGILFSASGVLLLSSLSFEEIVAAENFLYCFGMLLEFIAFVLLRVRRPDAPRPYRVPLGTAGCVAMLVPPTALIVVVLALSTLKVALVSLGAVAIGLVLQPALRFVETKGLLRFAVNTDLPDIGVGQSSASAEEPVTP, from the coding sequence ATGGGCGAATGCAGAACGGAGTACAGGGGCCTGCCCGACGCCAATGGCGAGGACGCGGGGACGGTGCCGGCCGCGCTCCGCAAGGTGTCCATAGTCCCGCTCGTTTTCCTCATCTTCTACGAGGTCTCCGGCGGGCCGTTCGGCATCGAGGACAGCGTGGGCGCAGCGGGGCCGCTCCTCGCCATCGTCGGCTTCCTTGTCCTCCCCGTCATCTGGAGCATCCCGGAGGCGCTGATTACCGCGGAGCTGGGCACCATGTTCCCGGAGAACGGCGGGTACGTCGTGTGGGTCGCCTCGGCGCTCGGCCCCTACTGGGGATTCCAGCAAGGGTGGGTGAAGTGGCTCAGTGGCGTCATCGACAATGCCCTGTACCCCGTCCTCTTCCTGGACTACCTCAAGTCCGCCGTGCCTGCCCTGGGCGGCGGCCCGCCGAGGGCGTTCGCGGTGCTCGGACTCACGGCGGTGCTGACGCTGCTCAACTACAGGGGGCTCACCGTCGTCGGCTGGGTCGCCATATGCCTCGGGGTGTTCTCCATCCTTCCTTTCTTCGTCATGGGGCTCATCTCGCTGCCCAGGCTGCGGCCGGCCAGGTGGCTGGTGGTCGACCTCCACAACGTCGACTGGAACCTGTACCTCAACACGCTGTTCTGGAACCTCAACTACTGGGACTCCATCAGCACGCTGTCCGGCGAGGTGGACAACCCCGGCAAGACGCTGCCCAAGGCGCTCTTCTACGCGGTCATCTTCGTGGTGGTGGGGTACCTGTACCCTCTCCTGGCCGGGACCGGCGCGGTGCCGCTGGACAGGGGCCAGTGGAGCGACGGCTACTTCTCGGACCTCGCGAAGCTCCTCGGCGGGGCCTGGCTCATGTGGTGGgtgcaggcggcggcggcgctgtcAAACATGGGCATGTTCGTGGCGGAGATGAGCAGCGACTCGTACCAGCTGCTGGGCATGGCGGAGCGGGGCATGCTGCCGGCCTTCTTCGCGCGGCGGTCGCGGCACGGGACGCCGCTGGTGGGCATCCTCTTCTCGGCGTCGGGCGTCCTTCTGCTCTCCTCGCTGAGCTTCGAGGAGATCGTGGCCGCCGAGAACTTCCTCTACTGCTTCGGCATGCTGCTCGAGTTCATTGCCTTCGTGCTGCTGCGCGTGCGCCGGCCCGACGCGCCGCGGCCGTACCGTGTCCCGCTCGGGACCGCCGGGTGCGTGGCGATGCTGGTGCCGCCCACGGCGCTGATCGTCGTGGTACTGGCGCTGTCGACGCTCAAGGTGGCGCTGGTGAGCCTCGGCGCAGTGGCCATCGGGCTCGTGCTGCAGCCGGCCCTGAGGTTTGTTGAGACGAAGGGGTTGCTCCGGTTCGCCGTCAATACGGACCTGCCGGACATCGGCGTCGGCCAGTCATCCGCCTCGGCGGAGGAGCCAGTGACACCGTAG
- the LOC103643034 gene encoding polyamine transporter PUT1 isoform X2, with protein sequence MGDARSEVPLAVLQDRQDSTATPQLPADAGSGTGQQEKHAAPADVTPPMGECRTEYRGLPDANGEDAGTVPAALRKVSIVPLVFLIFYEVSGGPFGIEDSVGAAGPLLAIVGFLVLPVIWSIPEALITAELGTMFPENGGYVVWVASALGPYWGFQQGWVKWLSGVIDNALYPVLFLDYLKSAVPALGGGPPRAFAVLGLTAVLTLLNYRGLTVVGWVAICLGVFSILPFFVMGLISLPRLRPARWLVVDLHNVDWNLYLNTLFWNLNYWDSISTLSGEVDNPGKTLPKALFYAVIFVVVGYLYPLLAGTGAVPLDRGQWSDGYFSDLAKLLGGAWLMWWVQAAAALSNMGMFVAEMSSDSYQLLGMAERGMLPAFFARRSRHGTPLVGILFSASGVLLLSSLSFEEIVAAENFLYCFGMLLEFIAFVLLRVRRPDAPRPYRVPLGTAGCVAMLVPPTALIVVVLALSTLKVALVSLGAVAIGLVLQPALRFVETKGLLRFAVNTDLPDIGVGQSSASAEEPVTP encoded by the coding sequence AAGCACGCCGCACCGGCAGACGTTACCCCTCCAATGGGCGAATGCAGAACGGAGTACAGGGGCCTGCCCGACGCCAATGGCGAGGACGCGGGGACGGTGCCGGCCGCGCTCCGCAAGGTGTCCATAGTCCCGCTCGTTTTCCTCATCTTCTACGAGGTCTCCGGCGGGCCGTTCGGCATCGAGGACAGCGTGGGCGCAGCGGGGCCGCTCCTCGCCATCGTCGGCTTCCTTGTCCTCCCCGTCATCTGGAGCATCCCGGAGGCGCTGATTACCGCGGAGCTGGGCACCATGTTCCCGGAGAACGGCGGGTACGTCGTGTGGGTCGCCTCGGCGCTCGGCCCCTACTGGGGATTCCAGCAAGGGTGGGTGAAGTGGCTCAGTGGCGTCATCGACAATGCCCTGTACCCCGTCCTCTTCCTGGACTACCTCAAGTCCGCCGTGCCTGCCCTGGGCGGCGGCCCGCCGAGGGCGTTCGCGGTGCTCGGACTCACGGCGGTGCTGACGCTGCTCAACTACAGGGGGCTCACCGTCGTCGGCTGGGTCGCCATATGCCTCGGGGTGTTCTCCATCCTTCCTTTCTTCGTCATGGGGCTCATCTCGCTGCCCAGGCTGCGGCCGGCCAGGTGGCTGGTGGTCGACCTCCACAACGTCGACTGGAACCTGTACCTCAACACGCTGTTCTGGAACCTCAACTACTGGGACTCCATCAGCACGCTGTCCGGCGAGGTGGACAACCCCGGCAAGACGCTGCCCAAGGCGCTCTTCTACGCGGTCATCTTCGTGGTGGTGGGGTACCTGTACCCTCTCCTGGCCGGGACCGGCGCGGTGCCGCTGGACAGGGGCCAGTGGAGCGACGGCTACTTCTCGGACCTCGCGAAGCTCCTCGGCGGGGCCTGGCTCATGTGGTGGgtgcaggcggcggcggcgctgtcAAACATGGGCATGTTCGTGGCGGAGATGAGCAGCGACTCGTACCAGCTGCTGGGCATGGCGGAGCGGGGCATGCTGCCGGCCTTCTTCGCGCGGCGGTCGCGGCACGGGACGCCGCTGGTGGGCATCCTCTTCTCGGCGTCGGGCGTCCTTCTGCTCTCCTCGCTGAGCTTCGAGGAGATCGTGGCCGCCGAGAACTTCCTCTACTGCTTCGGCATGCTGCTCGAGTTCATTGCCTTCGTGCTGCTGCGCGTGCGCCGGCCCGACGCGCCGCGGCCGTACCGTGTCCCGCTCGGGACCGCCGGGTGCGTGGCGATGCTGGTGCCGCCCACGGCGCTGATCGTCGTGGTACTGGCGCTGTCGACGCTCAAGGTGGCGCTGGTGAGCCTCGGCGCAGTGGCCATCGGGCTCGTGCTGCAGCCGGCCCTGAGGTTTGTTGAGACGAAGGGGTTGCTCCGGTTCGCCGTCAATACGGACCTGCCGGACATCGGCGTCGGCCAGTCATCCGCCTCGGCGGAGGAGCCAGTGACACCGTAG